AGCTGCTGTAATTTCTGCCATGTCTATTCTCCTTGTTTGTATTTATAAAATAGAGGAGCGGGCTCAGCCCTGCCCCTCTAGGATTGTTTTTTTGATGTTTGAAATTGTACACGAGCTAAAATCCTATAGATTTTAAATCGCCTTCGTTACTTATTTACCCTCTACAACTTCAACCAATTCTTCAATTGATTCTGTAGATGCTGGCTCAGCTGCCAATTCAGCTTCAACTACTGCTACGCTATCTTCACCTTGGTTACCTTCGATGATAGCGTCAGCCATTTTAGCTGTGATCAATTTAACAGCGCGGATAGCGTCATCGTTAGCTGGGATGATAACATCGATATCATCTGGATCTGTGTTTGTGTCAACCATCGCTACAACTGGGATACCCAATTTTTTAGCTTCTTTAACAGCGATTTGCTCTTTATGTGGGTCAACAACGAACATTACGTCTGGAATGCGTGGCATATCAGCGATACCGCCCAAGAATTTTTCAAGACGAGCACGTTGTTTGTTCAACAATGCTACTTCTTTCTTAGGAAGCACTTCGAAAGTTCCATCTTCTTCCATGCGGTTGATTTCTTTCAAACGAGCGATACGTTTTTGGATTGTACCCCAGTTTGTAAGAGTTCCACCCAACCAACGGTGGTTGATGAAGTATTGACCAGCGCGGATAGCTTCGTCTTTAACAGCTTCAGCAGCTTGTTTTTTAGTACCTACGAACAAGATAACTGCGTCGTTTGCTGCAGCGTCACGGATGAATTCGTAAGCTTGGTCAGCCAATTTTACAGTTTGTTGCAAGTCGATAACGTGGATACCGTTACGCTCTGTGAAGATGTATTTAGCCATCTTAGGATTCCAGCGACGAGTTTGGTGACCGAAGTGTACACCAGCCTCAAGAAGTTGTTTCATTGAAATTACTGCCATGAGTATTTCTCCTTTTTGTTTTTTCTCCTCTCCCGGACTTCGACTTGCAGCCCAACCTTTCGGCAACAAGACCACAATTGGTCCGAGATGAGTATTTGTTGCACAGCAACTCTATTAGTATATCAGAATACCTGTATATTTTCAAGTAAAATAGCAGAGAAATTCATGAAAATCTGCCATCAAATTCTCCCCTTCCCCCTATTCAAAATAGTTCCCCTCCTCAAACAAATAACCTCTCCTCACATCACCAACTTCGCCTCAATCAGCTCGGCACGGCAAGAGAATTTTCAAATTCGAACCAGATTATCTCTAAATCTTTATTTTTCCACTTGACCATTTCCAGGATTTAAGATACAATATTCTTTGTTATGGCGGTATAGCCAAGTGGTAAGGCACGGCTCTGCAAAAGCTTGATCGTCGGTTCAAATCCGTCTACCGCCTTTTAATATTCGAAAAAACCTAGGAATCTTCCTAGGTTTTTTGCTATTCTTTTCGCTTCAGATTTCCGAGAGCCATAGCTCCACCAAATAGACCTAACAAGGCACTTATAAAGACACTTCCAAGGCTAGCCCCAGTTTGAGGCAGTTTCCCACTAGTATCCGCCGCTAATGCACCTGTCTCTCCTCTTCCGCTTCTTTCAAAGAATTCTCTGTGAGGTATGGACACTTCTATTCTCTCATCAGAAATTCCTAATGCCTCCTCATGTTTTGCAAGTCTCCCCAAATGCTCCACACCATCTTCTCTTGTATCGCCAGTTAACAGCGCGATTTCAATGGATTCTGTTTGCGGAGCAAGTGAATTCTCTTCTTTTGGCATTGGTACATGCGCTTCCGATTTCGGAACAGGAATGCTAGGGGCTTGATCCTTATCTGATTGCTCCACATGAAGGTCTTTTTCAGGAACCTGCTCAGATACTTCCTTGTCATTTAACCGTACCTTATATTTCTTCACAAGAGCATTTCCAAAACTGTCACTCAAATCAAGTTTGACTGTATCCCCGTCTTTCAGACTATGTAGCTCATAGCGAAAGGCTTTTTCATTATTTCCATACTGCCTCCAGAAGCCTCCTCGAGCTACAAAATCTTCGTTGATCTTCAAGGACCAATAAATTCCATTATCCTTGGCGCTTCCGGTAAGTGTCAAGTGCCCATCAGCATCTGCCAGGAGAACTCCTGCATACTGATTTTCCTCGTCTTCATCTTCTTCACTATCCACTACCTGTCTTTCCAATGGTAGCACCTCATTTTCCAGCTTTAAAACAGGGTTTTCTGTATCAACCAACATCTGATATTTCTTCGTGTAAGTCAACTCATCCGCCTCATTGTACACACTTATATCCACAACATTTCCCTCTTCAATCAGGGTAACTGGATAGTTCAACTTACCATCCTCAAAATAGCGTTTTTCACCACCATTG
This region of Streptococcus suis genomic DNA includes:
- the rpsB gene encoding 30S ribosomal protein S2 codes for the protein MAVISMKQLLEAGVHFGHQTRRWNPKMAKYIFTERNGIHVIDLQQTVKLADQAYEFIRDAAANDAVILFVGTKKQAAEAVKDEAIRAGQYFINHRWLGGTLTNWGTIQKRIARLKEINRMEEDGTFEVLPKKEVALLNKQRARLEKFLGGIADMPRIPDVMFVVDPHKEQIAVKEAKKLGIPVVAMVDTNTDPDDIDVIIPANDDAIRAVKLITAKMADAIIEGNQGEDSVAVVEAELAAEPASTESIEELVEVVEGK